Below is a genomic region from Raphanus sativus cultivar WK10039 chromosome 4, ASM80110v3, whole genome shotgun sequence.
CTTCATTTATGTCTCTACTTCTCAGTCGGCTCTCGAAGCTCCGCCTTGAAGAAGCAACGTTGCTGACAAGATCATGTTTTCGTCTTCTCTCCAATGGCTTCTCATCTTCCATGTTTCCTGCTTGTTCCATCGCTAGAGCTGAACCTTGTGGAGAGGATCTTGGAAAACTCGTCATTAGGATTGATAATGAATATTGCGACACTTATTTGGAAAAGAAGGTGCCTCTAGAGTTGATGAATAGAACGGTGACGGTTGGTGCATCCCATGGTTGGGTAGCTACTTTGAAGGAGGACGGCATAGTGCGTCTTCAAGATGATTTGAATCCGGTTGCTTCTGACACCAATCCAAAACGCATAGCTCTGCCTCCTCTTGTGACTCTGCCTCATTGCCAAACCGAAGTTGTGACCAACGTGGCCATGTCCACCTCTTCCCCTGAGGATAAAGACTGTGTTGTGGCTGTCAAGTTCTTGGGACCACAACTCAGCCTTTGCAGACCCTCTCAGTTTAAATGGACCAACATCATGATCAAGAACCCCTGTTTCTTCTCCTCCCGTGTCATGTTTTCTGAAAAAGATGGCATGTTTCGCATGCCCGGGTCAGGAGGCCACCTCATTGGGTCATGGGATCGTTTCGGCAAACAACACAAGTTTCAGAGGTTGCAGTTTAAAAACCTTCCCGAGCTGACAAAGGCCAAGCGAGAGCTTCTGTGTTCTTGTTCCGTGAGCGAACATTTGGTGGAGTCGAGAACCACAGACGAGACTTTCTTGGTCAAGTGGTTTAGGAAGGCTAAACGAAAATGTTTGTCGAAAATGAAAACCAGAGGTGTAATGGTTTTCAAGCTAGACGAACAAGGAAAAGCTGTTTACACTCGAGACATAGGTGAACTCAacattttcatttcaaaatctGAAGCTTTCTGTCTCCCTGCTGGTTCAATTCCCTCTAACTTCGTCGAACTCTTGGATTTTGATGAAATGACCAATGTCTGTTTGGATGGTTATTTTATTGGCCCTGGAAATTTTACATCCATGGCACCTTACTTTATTCcacctcaaaataaaatatagctTATGTTTGTATTCTCTCGTAGACCatctaaatataaaatctatGCCTATGCGCTTGAAGAAAATATGTTATATCTTCATCAGTCTTTCAGCTAATTATGTTAGCAGTATTCATTCAATCATTTTAAGAATCTTGTTTACATTTCCTTAAGCTTTTCTAGATTGTTTAGAACTTTAGATCATATGTGCGAAGGTATTTGCTCTCGGCCAATAACAAAATGTATACGACTATTACCATAGGCctaatatatttagtaaatCAACTTCTTCCATAATGGCCACACATTTTTACCCAAAACAATATATCGTTATATTTTTTTGCCTTCAAACTAAACCAACAGACGAACAAAATACAAAAGATGAGCAAAGTTTTAATAACAAGTTTTGTAATCTTcataatttacaaaaaagtttaataacATTGCGGACTTAGGATTGTTATTTAGTCATTGACTTTAATAACACCCAATATAACGTATTGTCGAGAGACTGATATTCAGAGTCATGCCGAGAGATCaacattttctatattattCCCAATCACacattttctaatttaaaattttcatatatctTTTGAGGTTTAATGTTAGTGCCACATCAACACTAACGTcgtattcttctttttttttgggttaaatGTCATATTCTATATTTGTTGGAACGAATACCTTGATTCCTGTTCAACAATCGGTCGGTGTGAATAACGACTACTAATACTAACGGTGGATGGATTTAGGGTTTCAAATATCAAAGAGGTAAGCAAGACAAAGGTCAAAACCTTTCATTATTAATCCTACGGTGGTGAGAGTAAAACGTCTAAGTATGTCCTCGTCGGGAGAATAATCCTAGAAATCCATCTATTGTTCACATATTAAGATCTAATCTCTTCCTTTCA
It encodes:
- the LOC108851084 gene encoding uncharacterized protein LOC108851084, whose amino-acid sequence is MSLLLSRLSKLRLEEATLLTRSCFRLLSNGFSSSMFPACSIARAEPCGEDLGKLVIRIDNEYCDTYLEKKVPLELMNRTVTVGASHGWVATLKEDGIVRLQDDLNPVASDTNPKRIALPPLVTLPHCQTEVVTNVAMSTSSPEDKDCVVAVKFLGPQLSLCRPSQFKWTNIMIKNPCFFSSRVMFSEKDGMFRMPGSGGHLIGSWDRFGKQHKFQRLQFKNLPELTKAKRELLCSCSVSEHLVESRTTDETFLVKWFRKAKRKCLSKMKTRGVMVFKLDEQGKAVYTRDIGELNIFISKSEAFCLPAGSIPSNFVELLDFDEMTNVCLDGYFIGPGNFTSMAPYFIPPQNKI